Proteins from one Cicer arietinum cultivar CDC Frontier isolate Library 1 chromosome 3, Cicar.CDCFrontier_v2.0, whole genome shotgun sequence genomic window:
- the LOC101499149 gene encoding uncharacterized protein: MDHRWTKGRHESGGGARDRRQFHKEKAYEESLIDDLYEDFRMPINQRPTENVDLDNVEQASLDTQLTSSNIGFKLLQKMGWKGKGLGKDEQGITEPIKSGIRDPRLGIGKQEEDDFFTAEENVQRKKLDIELEETEENVRKREVLAEREQKIQTEVKEIRKVFYCELCNKQYKLAMEFEAHLSSYDHNHRKRFKQMKEMHGSSSRDDRQKREQQRQEREIAKFAQIADAQKQQRLQLQQESGSAPVSASSESRTATALTDQEQRNTLKFGFSSKGTASKSTISAKKQNVPKKQNVPVASIFGNDSDDE, translated from the exons ATGGATCACCGATGGACCAAAGGTAGGCATGAATCTGGTGGCGGTGCCCGTGACCGGAGGCAATTTCATAAGGAAAAG GCATATGAGGAGTCCCTAATTGATGATTTGTATGAGGATTTTCGCATGCCGATCAACCAAAGGCCAACTGAAAATGTTGATTTGGACAATGTTGAACAAGCTTCACTAGACACACAATTAACATCATCTAATATTGGATTTAAGCTTCTCCAAAAGATGGGATGGAAAGGAAAGGGTCTTGGCAAAGATGAACAag GAATAACCGAGCCAATAAAATCTGGGATTAGAGATCCAAGGTTGGGGATCGGTAAACAAGAGGAAGATGATTTTTTCACCGCAGAAGAAAATGTCCAGAGAAAAAAGCTTGATATTGAGTTGGAGGAGACAGAGGAGAATGTGAGGAAACGTGAG GTGTTAGCTGAACGTGAGCAAAAAATTCAAACTGAGGTGAAAGAAATTCGGAAGGTGTTTTACTGTGAACTCTGCAACAAGCAATACAAATTGGCAATGGAATTTGAAGCACACTTGAGCTCTTATGATCACAATCACAGGAAG CGATTCAAGCAAATGAAGGAAATGCATGGGAGTAGTAGTCGGGATGATAGGCAGAAGCGGGAGCAGCAGCGTCAAGAGAGAGAAATTGCCAAGTTTGCTCAAAT TGCCGATGCTCAAAAGCAGCAACGGCTTCAACTGCAGCAAGAGTCTGGATCAGCACCAGTTTCAGCTTCCTCGGAATCTAGGACTGCTACTGCACTTACAGATCAGGAGCAACGAAATACTTTGAAGTTTGGCTTTTCTTCTAAAGGCACTGCTTCCAAG AGCACGATTAGTGCCAAGAAGCAAAATGTTCCAAAGAAGCAAAATGTTCCTGTGGCCTCCATATTTGGCAATGATAGTGATGATGAGTGA